The Lysobacter capsici genome has a segment encoding these proteins:
- a CDS encoding DUF1800 domain-containing protein, giving the protein MNSILLRAAWMGMPRVLLLLGLVVALRTVTPTPDYVGPYPGALDRANANDSASALGVAPAPRAVSDTVASDAEAARFLAQATFGPTLEDIARLRQIGYSAWINEQVGFPMSSQLTFMKNAAQRAGTGDSVRRDWRLDAWFVNALGGKDPIKPTVLHRDQLRQRVAFALSEIFVVSDATSDLLGNTPHGMTHYYDTLARDAFGNFRTLLEDVTLHPVMGIYLSMMQNQKPDPVNNIRPDENYAREVLQLFSVGLVRLNADGTPLLDANQQPIPAYDQDTVKGFAHVFTGWTFNGCQAQGYFDCYYYDSSAPAWVTPMENQAAYHASAQAKQLLNYTGVSLPGGVLAAGGSGRGDLDAALDNIFRHPNVGPFIGRQLIQRLVTSNPSPAYVGRVAAAFNDNGQGVRGDLRAVVTAVLMDAEARDPASQPEHFGKVREPILRLTHLWRALNAKSKSGFLDEFWTLDGNLGQSPMYASSVFNFFSPRYSPVGELSQLQLAAPELQLATDYMLPANEGYLMRKIFDAYVGNPGGIGDDEIAINLSRDLALATNPGALIDRYNTLFLSGQMSAPMRQVLLERLNGMPANTTAAKRERVQEALYLIVNSPEYVVQK; this is encoded by the coding sequence ATGAACTCGATACTTCTGCGCGCTGCGTGGATGGGCATGCCGCGCGTGTTGCTGCTGCTGGGCCTCGTCGTCGCGTTGCGCACAGTGACGCCGACACCGGATTACGTCGGTCCTTATCCGGGCGCATTGGACCGAGCCAACGCGAACGATTCGGCAAGCGCGTTGGGCGTGGCGCCCGCGCCGCGCGCGGTCTCGGACACGGTAGCCAGCGACGCCGAAGCGGCGCGCTTCCTGGCGCAGGCGACCTTCGGCCCGACCCTGGAGGACATCGCGCGACTGCGGCAGATCGGTTATTCGGCCTGGATCAACGAGCAAGTCGGTTTCCCGATGTCGTCGCAACTGACCTTCATGAAGAACGCCGCGCAGCGCGCCGGCACCGGCGACAGCGTGCGTCGCGACTGGCGGCTGGATGCGTGGTTCGTCAACGCGCTCGGCGGCAAGGACCCGATCAAGCCGACCGTGCTGCATCGCGATCAATTGCGCCAGCGCGTGGCGTTCGCGCTCAGCGAAATCTTCGTGGTCTCCGATGCAACCTCGGACCTGCTCGGCAACACGCCGCACGGCATGACCCATTACTACGACACGCTGGCGCGCGATGCCTTCGGCAATTTTCGCACCTTGCTGGAAGACGTGACCTTGCATCCGGTGATGGGCATCTACCTGTCGATGATGCAGAACCAGAAACCCGACCCGGTCAACAACATCCGTCCCGACGAGAACTACGCGCGCGAAGTGCTGCAATTGTTCAGCGTCGGGCTGGTGCGGCTCAATGCCGACGGCACGCCGCTGCTGGACGCCAATCAGCAACCCATCCCCGCTTACGACCAGGACACGGTCAAGGGCTTCGCCCACGTGTTCACCGGCTGGACCTTCAATGGGTGCCAGGCGCAGGGCTATTTCGATTGTTACTACTACGATTCCAGCGCGCCGGCCTGGGTCACGCCGATGGAGAACCAGGCCGCGTACCACGCCTCGGCGCAGGCGAAGCAATTGTTGAACTACACCGGTGTGTCGCTGCCCGGAGGCGTGCTCGCGGCCGGCGGCAGCGGGCGCGGCGATCTGGACGCAGCGCTCGACAATATCTTCCGACATCCGAATGTCGGGCCGTTCATCGGTCGGCAGTTGATCCAGCGATTGGTCACCAGCAATCCGAGCCCGGCCTATGTCGGCCGCGTCGCCGCCGCGTTCAACGATAACGGCCAGGGCGTGCGCGGCGATCTGCGCGCGGTCGTGACCGCGGTGCTGATGGACGCGGAGGCGCGCGATCCGGCCTCGCAACCCGAGCATTTCGGCAAGGTGCGCGAGCCGATCCTGCGCCTGACCCATCTGTGGCGCGCCTTGAACGCGAAATCGAAGTCGGGCTTTCTCGACGAGTTCTGGACCCTGGACGGCAACCTCGGCCAGTCGCCGATGTACGCGTCCTCGGTATTCAATTTCTTCAGCCCGCGCTACAGCCCGGTCGGCGAGCTCTCGCAATTGCAGCTGGCCGCGCCGGAACTGCAACTGGCCACCGACTACATGCTGCCGGCGAACGAGGGCTATCTGATGCGCAAGATCTTCGATGCCTATGTCGGCAACCCCGGCGGCATCGGCGACGACGAGATCGCGATCAACCTAAGTCGCGACCTGGCATTGGCGACAAATCCCGGCGCCTTGATCGATCGCTACAACACCTTGTTCCTGTCCGGGCAGATGAGCGCACCGATGCGCCAGGTGCTGCTGGAACGGCTCAACGGCATGCCGGCCAACACCACCGCGGCCAAGCGCGAGCGGGTGCAGGAAGCCTTGTACCTGATCGTCAACTCGCCCGAATACGTGGTGCAGAAGTGA
- a CDS encoding GNAT family N-acetyltransferase: MQRDLVIRDGATGDAAIRDVVIRQIGADEFARIWPIFGEVLARGEIYNYPPDLSMQRAQAMWTSPPYRSFIAESDTGETLGCYKLGPNQLGRGDHVANASYMVAERAWGRGIGGALCEHSLIQARDAGFLAMQFNYVVSSNTAAVHLWQKHGFAIVGRVPGAFRHDRLGLVDVLVMHRVL; the protein is encoded by the coding sequence ATGCAGCGCGACTTGGTCATTCGCGATGGCGCCACCGGCGACGCGGCGATTCGCGATGTGGTTATTCGCCAGATCGGCGCGGATGAGTTCGCAAGGATCTGGCCGATCTTCGGCGAAGTGCTGGCGCGCGGGGAGATCTACAACTATCCGCCCGACCTGTCGATGCAGCGCGCGCAGGCGATGTGGACCTCGCCGCCGTATCGCAGCTTCATCGCCGAATCCGATACCGGCGAAACCTTGGGCTGCTACAAACTCGGCCCCAACCAACTCGGCCGCGGCGACCACGTCGCCAACGCCAGCTACATGGTCGCCGAACGCGCCTGGGGCCGCGGTATCGGCGGCGCATTGTGCGAACACTCGCTGATCCAGGCGCGCGACGCCGGCTTCCTGGCGATGCAGTTCAACTACGTGGTCAGCAGCAATACCGCCGCGGTGCATCTGTGGCAAAAGCATGGCTTCGCGATTGTCGGGCGGGTGCCGGGCGCGTTCCGGCATGACAGGCTGGGGTTGGTCGATGTGCTGGTGATGCATCGGGTGCTTTGA
- a CDS encoding HlyD family secretion protein: MSHRPGATTKTWLLVSFAALSLAACGKHEPQALGTLEWDRVTLPAPAAEKIVRIDVREGQRVKAGTRVLQLELDRTRSQLNAAQAQARQSADALAELEAGPRSETIAQARANLAAAQAQQRDASAYYARVQPLGRRQLIAAAEVDRARAAAGNAQAQVGVAQAALLELEHGTRREQIAQGQSALAAAQAQAQVQAVTFGKLDVLAPRDGVVDSLPYKLGDQAPVGSPLAVMLVGARPYARVYVPEPIRQDVRVGTQARVYIEGREQAWNGRVRMIRSESSFTPYYALTGEDAARLSYLAEVELSDAKSADLPAGLPVRVEFAR; the protein is encoded by the coding sequence ATGTCGCATCGCCCGGGCGCAACGACGAAGACCTGGCTGCTGGTATCGTTCGCCGCGCTATCGCTCGCGGCCTGCGGCAAACACGAACCGCAGGCGCTGGGCACGCTGGAATGGGATCGGGTGACCCTGCCCGCGCCGGCCGCGGAAAAAATCGTCCGCATCGATGTGCGCGAAGGGCAACGGGTCAAGGCCGGCACGCGCGTGCTGCAGCTCGAACTCGACCGCACCCGTTCGCAATTGAACGCTGCCCAGGCGCAGGCGCGCCAATCGGCCGACGCGCTGGCCGAACTCGAAGCCGGCCCGCGCAGCGAAACCATCGCCCAGGCGCGCGCCAACCTCGCCGCCGCGCAGGCGCAGCAGCGCGACGCCAGCGCGTACTACGCGCGCGTGCAACCGCTCGGCCGAAGGCAATTGATCGCCGCTGCCGAGGTCGATCGCGCCCGCGCCGCCGCCGGCAACGCGCAGGCGCAGGTAGGCGTCGCCCAGGCCGCGTTGCTCGAACTCGAACACGGCACCCGCCGCGAACAGATCGCGCAGGGCCAATCCGCGCTCGCCGCCGCGCAGGCGCAAGCGCAGGTGCAGGCGGTGACGTTCGGCAAACTCGACGTGCTCGCGCCGCGCGACGGCGTGGTCGACAGCCTGCCGTACAAGCTCGGCGATCAGGCGCCGGTCGGTTCGCCGCTGGCGGTGATGCTGGTCGGCGCGCGCCCGTATGCGCGCGTGTACGTGCCCGAGCCGATCCGCCAGGACGTGCGCGTGGGCACCCAGGCGCGGGTCTACATCGAAGGCCGCGAGCAGGCGTGGAACGGCCGCGTGCGGATGATCCGCAGCGAATCCAGTTTCACCCCGTACTACGCATTGACCGGCGAAGACGCCGCGCGCCTGAGTTATCTGGCCGAGGTCGAACTGAGCGACGCGAAATCCGCCGATCTGCCGGCCGGCTTGCCGGTGCGGGTCGAGTTCGCGCGATGA
- a CDS encoding ATP-binding cassette domain-containing protein — protein sequence MSKQFGELRAVDDVDLTVPRACVYGFLGPNGSGKSTTIRMLCGLLTPSAGEIEVLGLKIPEQAEALRRRIGYMTQKFSLFEDLTVRENLEFLAAVQDIPKAKARQRIDELVEQYHFSDRQKQLAGTMSGGQKQRLALAGAVIHGPELLFLDEPTSAVDPESRRDFWEKLFELADTGTTLLVSTHYMDEAERCHRLAILDQGKLVADGTPAELTGALADRAIEVRAAQPRKAQRVLVGLPGVLSVAQVGNSLRVLLADAHTAEHSLEQALREAGLPAQVDKAKPNLEDVFVSATRGHEPPASTQPATQATP from the coding sequence ATGAGCAAGCAGTTCGGCGAATTGCGCGCGGTCGACGATGTCGACCTGACCGTGCCGCGCGCCTGCGTGTACGGCTTCCTCGGCCCGAACGGCTCGGGCAAATCGACCACGATCCGCATGCTGTGCGGTTTGTTGACGCCGAGCGCGGGCGAGATCGAAGTGCTCGGCCTGAAGATTCCCGAACAGGCCGAAGCGCTGCGCCGGCGCATCGGCTATATGACCCAGAAGTTCTCGCTGTTCGAAGACCTCACCGTGCGCGAGAACCTGGAATTCCTCGCCGCCGTGCAGGACATCCCGAAGGCGAAAGCGCGCCAGCGCATCGACGAACTGGTCGAGCAATACCATTTTTCCGATCGCCAGAAACAGCTCGCCGGCACCATGAGCGGCGGCCAGAAGCAGCGCCTCGCCCTGGCCGGCGCGGTGATCCACGGCCCCGAATTGTTGTTTCTGGACGAACCGACCAGCGCGGTCGATCCCGAGTCGCGCCGCGATTTCTGGGAGAAGCTGTTCGAACTCGCCGATACGGGCACCACCTTGCTGGTGTCGACGCATTACATGGACGAAGCCGAACGCTGTCACCGCCTGGCGATTCTCGATCAAGGCAAGCTCGTCGCCGACGGCACCCCGGCCGAATTGACCGGCGCGCTCGCCGATCGCGCGATCGAAGTGCGCGCCGCGCAACCGCGCAAGGCGCAGCGGGTGCTGGTCGGATTGCCCGGCGTGCTCAGCGTCGCCCAGGTCGGCAACAGCCTGCGCGTGTTGCTGGCCGATGCGCATACCGCCGAGCACAGTCTGGAACAGGCGTTGCGCGAGGCGGGCTTGCCCGCGCAGGTCGACAAGGCCAAGCCCAATCTCGAGGACGTCTTCGTCTCGGCCACCCGCGGCCACGAACCGCCGGCATCGACCCAACCAGCCACGCAGGCCACGCCATGA
- a CDS encoding ABC transporter permease gives MKLRRLWAIVLKEIRQLRRDRITLAMIVMIPVGQLVLFGYAINLNPRGLNAAIADQSNTAASRALVMDMVATGVIAPVAQVQTPQQLVELLRQGRISVGVHVPPDFERRRIDGREVAQVMVDGSDTVVQSAAAQLAQLPVDSSVVAPRKVAPIGVVAFYNPQRRSPVNIVPGLIGVILTMTMVMFTSVAIVRERERGNMELLITTPVSRTELMVGKVLPYAVIGLIQTTVVLLLGTWLFAVPIKGSVLDVYLAAVLLILANLALGLMISTKAASQFQAMQMTVFILLPSILLSGFMFPYAGMPVAAQWLSEVLPMTHFLRLIRGVMLRGASLWELWQDVLYLSAFIAVMMSAAVARFSKRLD, from the coding sequence ATGAAACTGCGCCGTCTGTGGGCGATCGTGCTCAAGGAAATCCGCCAGCTGCGCCGCGACCGCATCACCCTGGCGATGATCGTGATGATCCCGGTCGGGCAACTGGTGTTGTTCGGCTACGCGATCAATCTCAACCCGCGCGGCCTCAATGCCGCGATCGCCGACCAATCCAATACCGCAGCGTCGCGCGCGCTGGTCATGGACATGGTCGCCACCGGCGTGATCGCGCCGGTCGCGCAGGTGCAGACCCCGCAACAACTGGTCGAACTGTTGCGCCAGGGCCGGATCAGCGTCGGCGTGCACGTGCCGCCGGATTTCGAACGCCGCCGCATCGACGGCCGCGAAGTCGCCCAGGTGATGGTCGACGGCAGCGACACGGTGGTGCAGAGCGCGGCCGCGCAATTGGCGCAGTTGCCGGTCGACAGTTCGGTGGTCGCGCCGCGCAAAGTCGCGCCGATCGGCGTGGTCGCGTTCTACAACCCGCAGCGACGTTCGCCGGTCAATATCGTGCCGGGCCTGATCGGAGTGATCTTGACCATGACCATGGTGATGTTCACCTCGGTCGCGATCGTGCGCGAACGCGAGCGCGGCAACATGGAACTGCTGATCACCACCCCGGTCAGCCGTACCGAACTGATGGTCGGCAAGGTGCTGCCGTATGCGGTGATCGGCCTGATCCAGACCACGGTGGTGTTGCTGCTGGGCACCTGGCTGTTCGCGGTGCCGATCAAGGGCAGCGTGCTCGACGTCTATCTGGCCGCGGTGCTGCTGATCCTGGCCAATCTGGCGCTGGGCCTGATGATTTCGACCAAGGCCGCCTCGCAGTTCCAGGCCATGCAGATGACGGTATTCATCCTGCTGCCGTCGATCCTGCTGTCGGGTTTCATGTTCCCGTATGCCGGCATGCCGGTGGCCGCGCAATGGTTGTCCGAGGTATTGCCGATGACCCATTTCCTGCGCCTGATCCGCGGGGTGATGCTGCGCGGCGCGAGCCTGTGGGAACTGTGGCAGGACGTGCTGTATCTGAGCGCCTTCATCGCGGTGATGATGAGCGCGGCGGTGGCGCGTTTCAGCAAGCGTCTGGATTGA
- a CDS encoding DUF1501 domain-containing protein: MKRREFLRNAILTSLGGAGLYSALGNLRLVEAATRAYGPASFNDYKALVCVFLFGGNDSLNMVIPRDNSHYAQYRNARVTLAVEQDQLLPLLPQTGGGASDGADYGLQASIGGEDTVGMSGLQGLFNSGHAAVLGNVGTLIRPTRKIDYLNHAVELPPQLFSHNDQQQYWQVSRTGDGRNLGWGGRIADLLHDANPDAFIPMSVSLNFESILQRAGNGSQYVIGNGGPRYFSRFEWDGDSRRAFLALMAPNAQPHAFGRSYAASFRRARENADAVGTALDSSSDLQTAFPNSDLAEQLKMVARMIKVREVLGLKRQVYFVSMGGFDHHDRLLSEQPALLSRLSQALTAFHAATVELGVADKVTAFTASDFGRTLSSNGDGSDHGWGGHHFAVGGAVRGGRFFGTMPTLVNGGDDDAGWGQIIPTTAVDQYAATLAKWFGVADADLDLIFPNLGNFAVRDLGFMA; encoded by the coding sequence ATGAAACGTCGTGAGTTCCTGCGCAATGCGATCCTGACCTCGCTCGGCGGCGCCGGCCTGTACTCGGCGCTCGGCAATCTGCGCCTGGTCGAAGCGGCGACGCGCGCCTACGGACCGGCCAGCTTCAATGATTACAAGGCGCTGGTGTGCGTGTTCCTGTTCGGCGGCAACGATTCGTTGAACATGGTGATCCCGCGCGACAACAGTCACTACGCCCAATACCGCAATGCGCGCGTGACCTTGGCGGTGGAGCAGGATCAATTGCTGCCGTTGCTGCCGCAAACCGGCGGTGGTGCGTCCGATGGGGCCGACTACGGCTTGCAGGCATCGATCGGCGGCGAGGACACGGTCGGCATGAGCGGTCTGCAAGGCCTGTTCAACAGCGGCCATGCGGCGGTGCTGGGCAATGTCGGCACGCTGATCCGGCCGACCCGCAAGATCGACTACCTCAATCACGCGGTCGAACTGCCGCCGCAGCTGTTCTCGCACAACGATCAGCAGCAGTACTGGCAGGTGTCGCGCACCGGCGACGGACGCAACCTGGGTTGGGGCGGCCGCATCGCCGATCTGCTGCACGACGCCAATCCCGATGCCTTCATTCCGATGTCGGTGTCGCTGAATTTCGAAAGCATCCTGCAGCGCGCGGGCAACGGCAGCCAGTATGTGATCGGCAATGGCGGGCCGCGTTATTTCAGCCGTTTCGAATGGGACGGCGACAGCCGGCGCGCGTTCCTGGCGCTGATGGCGCCGAACGCGCAGCCGCATGCGTTCGGCCGCAGCTACGCCGCGTCGTTCCGGCGCGCGCGAGAGAACGCTGACGCGGTCGGCACCGCGCTGGATTCGTCCTCGGACCTGCAGACCGCGTTTCCGAACAGCGACCTGGCCGAGCAGCTGAAGATGGTCGCGCGCATGATCAAGGTGCGCGAGGTGCTGGGCCTGAAGCGGCAGGTGTATTTCGTCTCGATGGGCGGCTTCGATCATCACGACCGTCTGCTCAGCGAACAGCCGGCGCTGCTGTCGCGATTGTCGCAGGCGCTGACCGCGTTTCACGCCGCGACCGTCGAACTGGGCGTGGCGGACAAGGTCACCGCGTTCACCGCTTCGGATTTCGGCCGCACCTTGTCGTCGAACGGCGACGGTTCCGATCACGGTTGGGGTGGGCATCATTTCGCCGTTGGCGGCGCGGTGCGCGGAGGACGGTTCTTCGGCACGATGCCGACCCTGGTCAACGGCGGCGACGACGACGCGGGCTGGGGGCAGATCATTCCGACCACCGCGGTGGATCAGTACGCGGCGACGCTGGCGAAGTGGTTCGGGGTGGCGGATGCGGATCTGGATCTGATCTTTCCGAACCTGGGGAATTTCGCGGTGCGGGATCTTGGGTTTATGGCTTGA